In the genome of Anomalospiza imberbis isolate Cuckoo-Finch-1a 21T00152 chromosome 27, ASM3175350v1, whole genome shotgun sequence, one region contains:
- the GDF1 gene encoding embryonic growth/differentiation factor 1 gives MWLLRSLAWALLSPVLATELSPQESSLLKSLGLSAKPSPKSPGPVPPVLWRIFQKRKALPWPDGELESCRVEEFNVPGNIVRVFADQGRFLPEGQPQGWLCLRKLLFFNLSALEEGERLTMAQLELQFHHNSYHSPSPGRVLELRLYPASPRGLPQPGRRPLVERSFVQLRKSLLFNLSAALKDGKVPGRNLALVLEISASGRAGDSGTLRSLCASTDAFAATSLLVVTLGQQCQAARRRRSAPTPPVTPSPLCKPRRLYISFSDVGWENWIIAPQGYLANYCRGDCPFPLAAELNSTNHAVLQTMVHSLDPQGTPQPCCVPVRLSPISILYYDNSDNVVLRHYEDMVVDECGCR, from the exons ATGTGGCTTCTCCGCAGCCTCGCCTGGGCTCTCCTGAGCCCCGTCCTGGCCACCGAGCTGAGCCCGCAGGAAAGCTCCCTGCTGAAATCGCTGGGTCTGAGCGCCAAGCCCAGCCCCAAAAGCCCCGGCCCGGTGCCGCCCGTGCTCTGGAGGATCTTCCAGAAGAGGAAGGCGCTGCCCTGGCCGGACGGAGAGCTGGAGTCCTGTAGGGTGGAGGAGTTTAATGTCCCCGGCAACATCGTCCGTGTCTTCGCTGACCAAG GCCGCTTCCTCCCCGAGGGGCAGCCGCAGGGGTGGCTGTGTCTGCGGAAGCTCCTGTTCTTCAACCTCTCCGCGCTCGAGGAGGGCGAGCGCCTGACCATGgcccagctggagctccagttCCACCACAACTCCTACCACTCCCCCAGCCCGGGGCGGGTTTTGGAGCTCCGGCTGTACCCGGCGTCCCCCcgggggctgccccagcccggccGGAGGCCGCTGGTGGAGCGGTCATTTGTCCAGCTGCGCAAATCCCTCCTGTTCAACCTGAGCGCGGCGCTGAAGGACGGGAAGGTGCCGGGCAGGAATTTGGCCTTGGTGCTGGAGATCTCGGCGAGCGGCCGcgccggggacagcgggacccTGCGGAGCCTCTGCGCCAGCACCGACGCCTTCGCGGCCACCTCGCTGCTGGTGGTGACGCtgggccagcagtgccaggctgcCCGCAGGAGGAGGAGCGCCCCGACCCCCCCGGTGACCCCCAGCCCCCTGTGCAAGCCCCGCCGGCTCTACATCAGCTTCAGCGACGTGGGCTGGGAGAACTGGATCATCGCCCCCCAGGGCTACCTGGCCAACTACTGCCGCGGGGACTGTCCCTTCCCGCTGGCGGCCGAGCTCAACAGCACCAACCACGCCGTGCTGCAGACCATGGTGCACTCGCTGGACCCGCAGGgcaccccccagccctgctgcgtCCCCGTCAGGCTCTCCCCCATCTCCATCCTCTACTACGACAACAGCGACAACGTGGTGCTGCGGCACTACGAGGACATGGTGGTGGACGAGTG
- the CERS1 gene encoding ceramide synthase 1 isoform X1 encodes MPPPEPMPGYGELLRRGYGSLAAAARSCGDCGWQLALRTWAENAHLGWAEVLLCGLCALGWTALRRACSRRLFRPFGEWCKLQPKDAAKMPESAWKLLFYSLSWSYGAYLLFCTDYPFFHDPPSVFHGWQRGMEVPTDIAVAYLLQGSFYGHSLYATAYMDTWRKDSLVMLLHHVVALTLIASSYAFRYHNVGILVLFLHDVNDVQLEFTKLNVYFKHRAGVYHRLNDVISNIGCLAFSVSWFWFRLYWFPLKVLYATCHSSLQSVPNIPFYFFFNALLLVLTLMNIYWFLYIVLFVAKVLLGQMQEVNDVREYDVEESRKAGKEAGIQLPRALKEGLHLKNGLVKDKRL; translated from the exons ATGCCGCCTCCGGAGCCCATGCCCGGCTACGGGGAGCTGCTCCGCCGGGGCTACGGCAGCCTGGCCGCGGCCGCGCGGAGCTGCGGGGACTGCGGCTGGCAGCTGGCGCTGCGCACCTGGGCCGAGAACGCGCACCTGGGCTGGGCGGAGGTGCTGCTGTGCGGGCTCTGCGCGCTGGGCTGGACCGCGCTGCGCCGCGCCTGCTCCCGCCGCCTCTTTCGG CCCTTCGGGGAGTGGTGCAAGCTGCAGCCCAAAGATGCTGCCAAGATGCCCGAGAGTGCCTGGAAGTTGCTTTTCTACTCCTTGTCGTGGTCCTACGGCGCCTACCTGCTCTTCTGCACCGACTACCCCTTCTTCCACGACCCCCCCTCCGTCTTCCATG gctggcagCGGGGCATGGAGGTGCCCACGGACATCGCCGTCGCCTacctgctgcagggcagcttcTACGGCCACTCGCTCTACGCCACCGCCTACATGGACACGTGGCGCAAGGACTCGCTGGTGATGCTGCTGCACCACGTCGTGGCCCTGACCCTCATCGCCTCCTCCTACGCCTTCAG GTACCACAACGTGGGCATCCTGGTGCTGTTCCTGCACGACGTCAATGACGTGCAGCTGGAGTTCACCAAGCTCAACGTCTACTTCAAGCACCGCGCCGGGGTCTACCACCGCCTCAACGACGTCATCTCCAACATCGGCTGCCTCGCCTTCAGCGTCAGCTG GTTCTGGTTCCGTCTCTACTGGTTCCCCCTCAAGGTGCTCTACGCCACCTGCCACTCCAGCCTCCAGTCTGTCCCCAACATCCCCTTCTACTTCTTCTTCAACGCCCTGCTGCTCGTGCTCACCCTGATGAACATCTACTGGTTCCTG TACATCGTGCTGTTCGTGGccaaggtgctgctggggcagatgcAGGAGGTGAACGATGTCCGTGAGTACGACgtggaggagagcaggaaagcCGGGAAGGAGGCTGGGATCCAACTGCCCCGGGCTCTGAAGGAAGG gctgcacCTCAAGAACGGCCTCGTGAAGGACAAGAGGTTGTGA
- the CERS1 gene encoding ceramide synthase 1 isoform X2, translating to MPPPEPMPGYGELLRRGYGSLAAAARSCGDCGWQLALRTWAENAHLGWAEVLLCGLCALGWTALRRACSRRLFRPFGEWCKLQPKDAAKMPESAWKLLFYSLSWSYGAYLLFCTDYPFFHDPPSVFHGWQRGMEVPTDIAVAYLLQGSFYGHSLYATAYMDTWRKDSLVMLLHHVVALTLIASSYAFRYHNVGILVLFLHDVNDVQLEFTKLNVYFKHRAGVYHRLNDVISNIGCLAFSVSWFWFRLYWFPLKVLYATCHSSLQSVPNIPFYFFFNALLLVLTLMNIYWFLVLLGQMQEVNDVREYDVEESRKAGKEAGIQLPRALKEGLHLKNGLVKDKRL from the exons ATGCCGCCTCCGGAGCCCATGCCCGGCTACGGGGAGCTGCTCCGCCGGGGCTACGGCAGCCTGGCCGCGGCCGCGCGGAGCTGCGGGGACTGCGGCTGGCAGCTGGCGCTGCGCACCTGGGCCGAGAACGCGCACCTGGGCTGGGCGGAGGTGCTGCTGTGCGGGCTCTGCGCGCTGGGCTGGACCGCGCTGCGCCGCGCCTGCTCCCGCCGCCTCTTTCGG CCCTTCGGGGAGTGGTGCAAGCTGCAGCCCAAAGATGCTGCCAAGATGCCCGAGAGTGCCTGGAAGTTGCTTTTCTACTCCTTGTCGTGGTCCTACGGCGCCTACCTGCTCTTCTGCACCGACTACCCCTTCTTCCACGACCCCCCCTCCGTCTTCCATG gctggcagCGGGGCATGGAGGTGCCCACGGACATCGCCGTCGCCTacctgctgcagggcagcttcTACGGCCACTCGCTCTACGCCACCGCCTACATGGACACGTGGCGCAAGGACTCGCTGGTGATGCTGCTGCACCACGTCGTGGCCCTGACCCTCATCGCCTCCTCCTACGCCTTCAG GTACCACAACGTGGGCATCCTGGTGCTGTTCCTGCACGACGTCAATGACGTGCAGCTGGAGTTCACCAAGCTCAACGTCTACTTCAAGCACCGCGCCGGGGTCTACCACCGCCTCAACGACGTCATCTCCAACATCGGCTGCCTCGCCTTCAGCGTCAGCTG GTTCTGGTTCCGTCTCTACTGGTTCCCCCTCAAGGTGCTCTACGCCACCTGCCACTCCAGCCTCCAGTCTGTCCCCAACATCCCCTTCTACTTCTTCTTCAACGCCCTGCTGCTCGTGCTCACCCTGATGAACATCTACTGGTTCCTG gtgctgctggggcagatgcAGGAGGTGAACGATGTCCGTGAGTACGACgtggaggagagcaggaaagcCGGGAAGGAGGCTGGGATCCAACTGCCCCGGGCTCTGAAGGAAGG gctgcacCTCAAGAACGGCCTCGTGAAGGACAAGAGGTTGTGA